Proteins encoded by one window of Haematobia irritans isolate KBUSLIRL chromosome 2, ASM5000362v1, whole genome shotgun sequence:
- the LOC142226213 gene encoding putative nuclease HARBI1, translating to MDLELLEHFQNDLNDMEVFRDFLTVDNLIRNVNCSKRFVNLGVLKGKKSLKNHKRRRFNPLQDLTEEEFQHSYRFTKDSMKRLLDMIKDDLDVEQYQSGGTTKKDSQVPVEKQIMAAVRYWGRTEHPETTAQIHGITVATLSKISKRVAEALSYKASRYIRMPCLLAEKEKVTKAFYDLAHMPQVIGAVNHLNIRCKRPWTTTANEQKPDDIFYVQIVTDSTLKIRDLDCHTVKSAGNIKSPADIFAQSRIKERFEQNEFRGRLLLGDSVLKCSSYLYTPLTQATTLAEQAFNSSLRITYEPARRCLKLWQERFGILNCEFSGSPAMVRHIIIALVLLHNMAIEWEDKALDKKSTADDFETSNSYESFRSSDERSRAEFIKNHFTNYLK from the exons atggatttggaattgttggaacattttcaaaatgatCTAAACGATATGGAAGTCTTTAGAGACTTTCTAACCGTGGATAATTTGATTCGGAATGTGAATTGCAGTAAACGTTTCGTGAATCTTGGTGTGCTCAAAGGAAAGAAAAGTTTAAAGAATCATAAACGTCGACGTTTTAATCCTTTACAAGATTTAACGGAAGAGGAATTTCAACATAGCTACCGCTTTACCAAGGACAGTATGAAACGTCTGTTAGATATGATAAAGGATGATTTGGATGTAGAGCAGTATCAAAGTGGTGGCACAACGAAAAAGGATAGTCAGGTTCCCGTGGAGAAACAAATAATGGCAGCAGTTCGTTACTGGGGTAGGACGGAG CACCCTGAAACTACAGCCCAAATACATGGTATAACCGTTGCAACTTTGTCGAAAATTAGCAAACGTGTTGCAGAGGCTTTGTCCTATAAAGCTTCTCGTTATATTCGTATGCCTTGCTTATTGGCAGAAAAAGAAAAGGTCACAAAGGCATTTTATGACTTGGCCCATATGCCTCAAGTTATAGGAGCTGTAAATCATCTGAATATACGATGCAAACGTCCATGGACTACTACTGCCAATGAACAAAAACCCGATGATATATTCTACGTACAAATTGTTACAGATTCCACATTGAAAATACGCGACTTGGATTGTCATACAGTAAAATCAGCTGGAAATATAAAATCCCCAGCCGATATTTTCGCCCAGAGCCGTATCAAGGAACGTTTCGAACAAAATGAATTTCGTGGTCGTCTTTTATTGGGTGACTCGGTTTTAAAATGCTCTTCCTATCTCTATACTCCACTAACTCAAGCAACTACACTTGCCGAGCAAGCATTTAATAGTTCTTTGAGGATAACTTATGAACCAGCTCGAAGATGTCTCAAATTGTGGCAAGAGCgttttggaattttaaattgtgaATTCTCTGGCTCACCAGCAATGGTGCGACATATAATAATTGCTTTGGTTTTGTTACACAATATGGCCATTGAGTGGGAAGATAAGGCTCTAG ATAAAAAATCTACAGCAGATGATTTCGAAACTTCCAATAGTTACGAATCCTTTAGGAGCTCTGATGAACGTAGTCGAgcagaatttattaaaaatcattttacaaattatttaaagtaa
- the LOC142225049 gene encoding uncharacterized protein LOC142225049, with amino-acid sequence MHTMEYSTKGNNFPLLQVIAEGEDCVQTIESREEQEMARTKLTTLINDHLRRSQMSLRDKYISSTVVQTRQYLKENDDILILSADKRGKTVAMNKIDYDLKMKELLHDMCTYKRIKIDPTSRLQTKNNKLVEKLYNLNIITEQEKNKLTSRTAVATRIYGLPKIHKEGTPLRPICSSIDSPSYNLCKYIVGILRNITLDSKYNVKDSADFKTRLENMTIEDDEVLISFDVVSLFPSIPVKLAIQTIERKWTIIEQYTNMTKDLFIDLITFCIKDTRYFKFEDKIYEQLKGMPMGSPASPIVADIIMEELLDEGLTNNNL; translated from the exons ATGCACACGATGGAATACAGTACCAAAGGCAATAA TTTTCCACTATTACAAGTTATCGCCGAAGGAGAAGATTGTGTACAGACAATTGAGAGCAGAGAGGAACAAGAGATGGCGAgaacaaaattgacaacattgatAAACGATCATTTACGAAGATCACAAATGAGCTTAAGAGATAAATACATATCAAGCACAGTGGTACAGACACGACAATATTTAAAGGAAAATGATGACATTCTAATTCTTAGTGCTGACAAAAGGGGAAAAACGGTTGCAATGAATAAAATTGACTATGATCTAAAGATGAAAGAATTATTACACGATATGTGTACGTACAAACGAATAAAAATTGATCCCACCTCTAGACTCCAAACGAAGAACAACAAATTAGTGGAAAAACTTTACAATCTCAATATTATTACCGAACAAGAGAAAAACAAGTTGACAAGCAGGACCGCAGTAGCTACAAGGATTTACGGACTTCCAAAAATACATAAGGAGGGCACACCATTAAGACCTATTTGTTCTTCGATAGACTCGCCATCGTACAATTTATGTAAATACATAGTAGGTATATTAAGAAATATAACACTTGACTCTAAATATAATGTTAAGGACTCTGCGGATTTTAAGACAAGATTGGAAAATATGACGATTGAAGATGATGAAGTTTTAATATCCTTTGACGTGGTGTCATTATTTCCAAGCATTCCGGTAAAGCTAGCAATTCAGACGATTGAAAGAAAATGGACCATAATTGAGCAGTATACGAACATGACGAAGGATTTATTCAtagatttaattacattttgtatCAAGGACACcagatattttaaatttgaggacAAGATTTATGAGCAATTAAAAGGTATGCCAATGGGTTCCCCTGCTTCACCAATTGTAGCAGACATTATTATGGAGGAACTTTTAGACgaa gGCCTaacgaacaacaatttataa